In Deinococcus irradiatisoli, the genomic stretch CGTTGCCGCTGACCGCCGCCGCGCTGCTGGTGTTCGGCGTGGCCTTTCCGCTGGGCAGCGCGCACTCGGCGGCGATCTGGATGTCCCAGGTGCCGCGCGAGATTCAGGGCCGGGTCTTCAGTGTGCGGATGGTGGTGAGCCGCTCCTCGATTCCCATCAGCATGCTGCTGTTCAGCCTGCTCTCGGCCCGCTTCGCGCCGGGCAGCGTCGTCACGGTGCTGGGCGTGGGCGGCACGCTGGTGGTGCTCGGCGCGCTCCTCAGCCCGCAGGTGCGCCGGGTGGAGGACAAGCCGTATCTCGACGCGCTGGCTGCCCGGCATGGCCCGCTCGGTCAGGGCAACGATTAAACCTCGCCCCAGATCGCCACGCCGTGCTTTCTGAGCAGCTTGATCACCAGGCTGAGCGGAAAGCCCACCACCCCGGAATACTCGCCCTCGATCCGTTCGATGAGGGCCGCGCCCAGCCCCTGGATGCCGTAGCCGCCGGCCTTGTCGAGCCCCTCGCCGCTGCGGGCGTAGTACTGCACCTCGCCGGGCGTCAGCGCGCGAAACACCACCCGCGTCTCGGACACCTCGGCGTCCTCGCCCTGGGGTGAGATGACCGCCACGCCGCTGTAGACGTGGTGGGCTCGAGCACTGAGCTGCGCGATGAAGGCGGCGTTCTCCTCGGTGCTGGCGGGTTTGGCGAGCTGCACGTCGCCCAGCGCCACCACCGTGTCGGAAGCGATGACCACCGCGCCGGGAGAAGCCTGGGCCACCGCCCGGGCCTTTTGGCGCGCCAGATCGCGGGCCACCTCGGCCGGATGAATCTGGTCGCTGCGCTCGTCGAGGTCGGCGGCCTGCACCCGAAAG encodes the following:
- a CDS encoding Maf family nucleotide pyrophosphatase, producing MPPHTAPEVVLASGSPRRRELLTSLGVTFRVQAADLDERSDQIHPAEVARDLARQKARAVAQASPGAVVIASDTVVALGDVQLAKPASTEENAAFIAQLSARAHHVYSGVAVISPQGEDAEVSETRVVFRALTPGEVQYYARSGEGLDKAGGYGIQGLGAALIERIEGEYSGVVGFPLSLVIKLLRKHGVAIWGEV